Within the Opitutaceae bacterium TAV5 genome, the region TGCGGTGATGATCTTTTCATCGCGCGCCGGTGGTTGCCGTGTGGAGCGAATGGCGCGCAGGCGATCGAGGGCGCGGGAGAGTTTTTCGGCGGCGCCGGGCGCCTTCGTCACCGCAGTGGCAGCGGCTGACGATGCCGGTACGAGCACGTTGCGGTTGTGCAGGACACCGGCGCGTTCCTCCAGCGAGGTGGCGTTGCCTTCCGCGGTGAATCCGTAACGGGCGATGACCAGCGCCGCCTCGTCGGGCGGAAGCGCGGCGGTGATTTCGTCCAGGCTCCAGGTGTAGAATGCACCTTCGGCCTTGTCGCCCTCCGCCGCGCCCGGCAGCGCGCTTTCGGCGTCGAGCGCCGCGTAAAATGCGCCATCGGGTGACGTCAGCGCGGCCTCGACGAAGGCGAGCGTTTCCCGCAGCAGGTCGAACCGGCGGGTGTCACCTGAAAGCTGATACGCATCGACAAGCAGGCCGGCGACGAGCGCCTGGTCGTAGAGCATTTTTTCGAAGTGCGGCAGCCGCCAGCCCCGATCCACGGTGTAGCGGTGGAAACCGCCGCCGAGGTGGTCGCGAAGCCCGCCGCCGGTCAACGCCTCGAGCGAGGCAAACGCCACCTCGCGGGCGCGCGCGGCCTCGCCGGCCGGCACGCCGGGCTGGACGGCGAAGCGGAACAGAAAGCGGATTTTTGAAGCATGCGGGAATTTCGCGTCGCGCCCGAACCCGCCATGCTCCGGGTCGAATTCCTCAAAAAGCTGTGCGGCGGCGGCCGACCATGCAGCGTTGTCGATCGTGGCGGCACCGGACCGTCCGGACCGCTGGTCCGGGCCCGCCGCCCCGGCCAGCGAGGCGAGTGCGGCGGCAATCCGGTCGGCATGCGCCGCGACCTTCTCGCGGTCGCGCGCCCAGCCTTCGGCGGCGACGCGGGCGACGGTCAGGAAACCGGGCTGCCCCGGTTGATCCTCCGGCGGATAATACGTGCCTCCGAGAAACGGTTTCAGGTCGGGCGTGAGCCAGACGTTGAGCGGCCACCCGCCGCGCCCGGTCGTGCCGGCCACGAACGCGAGATAGATGCGGTCGATGTCGGGGCGTTCCTCGCGGTCGAGTTTCACCGGGATGAAGTGCTCGTTGAGAAAGGCCGCGACGTCGGCGCGGGAAAACGTCTCGCGCCGCATCACGTGGCACCAGTGGCAGGTCGAGTAGCCGGAGGAAAGGAAGACCGGCCTGTTCTCGCGGCGGGCGCGGGCGAGCGTGTCGTCGTTCCACGGCTGCCAGTCCACCGGATCGTCCGCGTGCTGGCGCAGGTACGGCGAGGCGGCGTCGGCCAGGCGGTTGGCCGCGAAACCCGGCGAGCCGGCCGCCAGGAACACAACGAGAGCACAACCGAAAAAGAATTGGCCGCGAAAGGGCGCAAAAAATCTCTCTGGCCGTCGAGGACCTCCCGCGCGCTTATAAGCGCGATGGACGGCTCCATGCGCATGAAGATTTTTGCGCCCTTTCGCGGCCAATTCTCCGAAATGTTCCCGGTTCATTGACCGATCCTCCGGCGGAATTTCAGCCCCGTCCACACGCCGCCGAAAAGCGCCGCGGCAAAAATCCAGCCCGAGAGCGCCAGCGCATTCACCCCGGAAAGCAGCGTGCCGATGGTGCAACCGAGCGAGATCATCGAGCCGAAGCCGAGCAGCACACCGCCGGCCAGGGCAAGGACGACGCGCGGCCACGGCGGACGTTCCGGCACGAACGCCCCCGAACCCACGCCCGCCGCCACCGCCGCGGCGACGAGGCCGACGACAAAGAGCGCGTTGGGCGTGAGCGCGGCGGCCCCGGCGGGATCGCCCGTGGCGCAGCCGGCCAGCCCGTCGAGTCCCGGCAGCGAAAGCGGCGACACGCCCCAGTGCGTGCCGAGCTTGCGCGAGAGGCGGCCCAGTTCGGCCGTGACGCCGAGCGGCGTGGCGCGCAGGTACACCGCCGCGCCGAGCAACCCCGCGCCGACGCCGCCGATCCAGTGCGGCCAGCGCCGCACGAAAACCGCCTCCGCCAGCGTGGCCAGCGTGCGCGGGGGTCGCGCGGCCGACGGCAGCGGATCCACGCGCCCGCGCCGCCACACGAGAAAGGCGAGCAGGCCGATCACCGCGAGCTGGACAACCGCGGCGAGGGCGTAGCCTCCCGCCGTGCGCGGCAGCCACACGACCGGCGCTTCCGTGACGGCGTGCAGGTAAAAAAACTCCCACGAATTGAACCCGAGGATGAAACCTCCGGCAGCCCCCGCGAGGGCGACCGGGGCGAGCAGCGAACCTTCGCCCAACCGGTAGAGATGCGCGCTCAGGCACGAACCGGAAAGCGCCATGCCCGCGCCGAACGCGAAGCCGCCGACCAGCAAATGCCAGCCGGCCGGCCCGATGTGCGCGCGCGGCGGCAGATGCCCGGCCTCGGGAAACGGCACCCAGGCTCCGAAAATGACGAGGTAGCCGACCGTGCCCGCAGCGAGCGCGGCCAGCAGGCCGAGGACGGGGCGGGCGTCGCGCTCCTCGATAAATTCGCGTAGCCCGCAATAGAAGCAGAAACGCGAACGTTGCAGGAGCACGCCGAAAACCGCCCCGCTCAGCAGGGCCCACGAACCGGCGCGCCCGTAGGCCGCGCTGCCGTGCAGCCACCACGCCGCGGAGCCGAGGCCGGCGAGCAGCAGCAGCGGGAGGGTTATGCGAAAGGTCGAGGCGAGGCGGGTGACGGGCATCGGATGAGGTGGGCGCGGGAAAAAAGCGGCGGCACGGCATGGCTACCGGCCGGGACGACCCGACCGGTAACCGCCGGCTGGCGCGTGAAAATGTGGCGACCTTACTTCCCGTCCCAGACGGTGCCCGAGGGATTGTCGATGGGCACGCCGACGGCGTTGCCGTATTCGGTCCAGGAACCGTCGTATTGCCTGGCCGGATACCCGAGAATCTGCGTGAGCGCGAACCAGGTGTGGCTGGAACGCTCGCCGATGCGGCAGTAGACGATGGCCGGCTTGCTGCCGTCGACGCCGACATCGGCGTAGAGGGCCTTCAGTTCTTCGGGCGACTTGAAGGTGCCGTCCTCGTTGACGGCCTTGACCCAGGGCACGTTGACCGCGCCCGGCACGTGGCCCGCGCGGATGGAGAGTTCCTTGCTGTTGGCCGGGGCGAAGAGTTTTCCGGAGTACTCGTCCGGGGACCGGATATCGAGGAGCTTCACGTCGGCCTTGCCTTCGGCGGCGGCGACCACGTCGGGCAGGCGCGCGCGGAGGTCGGAGTTGACCTGCGTCACCTGGTACTGCGTCGCGCGGGCGGAGGCGGGAATGGTGTCGAGCGGACGTTTTTCGGCTTCCCATTTCTTGCGTCCGCCGTCGACAAGGCGCACGTCGCCGTGACCGTAGACATTAAAAATCCACGCGCCCCAGGCGGCGAACCAGTTGTTGTTGTCGCCGTAGAGGACGACGGTGGTTTCCGGCGTGATGCCGAGGCGCGAGGCGAGCGCCTCGAATTGCTCTTGCGAGACGATGTCGCGGCGGACCGTGTCCACGAGATCGGAGTGCCAGCTCACGTTGTGCGCGCCGGGGATGTGACCCTGCTCGTAGAGCCCCGGATTGACGGAGACCTCGATGATACGGACGGCGGGATTCGCGGCGTTTTGCGCCGCCCATTCGGTGGTGACGAGCACCTCTTTGGCGGAGACGCTGGCGGGAGTGGCGACTGCGACGGCGGCCACCAGGGCGGCCGCGAGCGCGGAGGCGAGACGGGATTTCATGCGTGTAGTTGTCTGGATATTTTCCGGGTGAAGCCCGTGTAGACGGAGGCAGTGAAAGCGTCCGGAACACGGGGCCGAGAGACTTCCATGAGCATGGTCAGCATCTGCGGTGAGATTACGGGTGACAGAACCTTTTCCTGGCGGAATCAGGAGGCGCACAGGCGCATTAATTCTGACTATTCAGGTAGGAAATAAAATTTGTCAACGCGCCGACGAAAAAAAGATGATAACTTTCACTCAACCCGTTTTTCCAAAACGGGAAACCCGACTCATGAATTCAACGACGAAGGTTTCGTGAAAGCAAAATTCCAATTAAATAGATAAAGATACAAATAAATAACCTCGGAGCAAGCCCCTGGGTATTGGAGCGGCGGCGTCTCGCCGCCGCTCCGACAAGCCGAAGCACGCTCCGGGGTACCACCAAGGGAATGAACGGAGCTGGCGGAGGCAGCCTGCTTGTTTCTTCCGGCGCTTTGTGTCTGGCTGAAGGACGTATCCATGAATCGACAACGCGTACCCGTTCACGGCCTCGATGATTATGCGGAGGCCGTACACCCGATGGACGATATCCATGTGGGGCGTTTCGAGGACACCGCCACCCGGATGCCCAACCGCGTGCCACTGCACCGCCACGACTACTACGAGGTGTTCTGGCTCGATGGAGGAACAGATTTTGAAGGTCCAGACGGTAGGCGAGTATGCGGCCCGGTTGCACGTTTCCCCCGACCGGCTGAGCGAGGCCGTGCGCGAGGCCACCGGCCATCCGGCCGGCGAGCTTATCCGGCAGCGTCAACTGCTGGAGGCCCGGCGGCTGCTCGCGCATACGACACGCTCCGTATCCGAAATCGCCTACGCGCTGAACTTTCAGGACCCGGCATATTTCAGCCGGTTTTTCCGACGGCTCACCGGCCAGTCGCCGGGAGAGTTCCGCGAGGACTTTCTGGCCAAACACCCGCTTTGACCCGTTCAGGGCTCCTCGTTACGCACACCTGGAAGTCGGCGAAGGACCTGCGCCGGCCGCCGTATCTCGTCGTGCGGGTGAAGGTGAACCGGCCCCGCGATTCCGGACCATGAAACCCGACGCTTTCCGTATCGGACCGGCATCGACGCCGGCACGACCGTCATGCGCCGGGCGCCCGAAAACGCGCGGTCGCTCTGGCCGCTCCTTTCCGGCGTGGCGCGCCGTTCCGCAAAAACACAGGCCTGCGCGGGGAAAATACCTGTTGATCCGATTGTCATAAATCCGGTTCCGGATAATGATCTTACCGTGAAAACCACCGAATCCGCCACACTCACCCGCAAATTCGAAATCCCGCTGGCCACGCCCACGGATCTCACCGCGAAAGCCACGAAGGATCTCTCCGGAGCCCTGAACACGCTGCTCGCCGACGTCTTCGCGCTCTTCCTGAAAACGAAAAATTTCCACTGGCATATCAGCGGCCCGCACTTCCGCGATTATCACCTCCTTCTCGACGAGCAGGCGGCCCAGTTGCTCGCGTTGACCGACGACCTCGCCGAGCGCGTGCGCAAGATCGGCGGCACCACGTTGCGATCCATCGGCCACATCTCGCGCCTGCAGCGCGTGCTCGACAACGATGCGGACTACGTCGAACCCCTCGACATGCTCGCCGAGCTGCGCGAGGACAACCAGACGCTCATCGTCCATCTGCGCAAGGCGCATGAGGTGTGTGACGAACACCACGACATCGCCACGGCCAGCCTCATCGAGAACTGGGTGGACGAGGCCGAGCGCCGCGTCTGGTTCCTCTTCGAGACCACCCGCACCGGCACGCCGCGGCACTGAGCGCGGGCCTCCCGCGCCGGCTGACGCATCCTTATGGCAGTTGACTTCAAAGACTACTATGCCGTCCTCGGCGTGTCCCGCGACGCGAGCCAGGAGGAAATCAAGCAGGCGTTTCGCACGCTCGCCCGCAAATACCACCCGGACGTGGCGAAGGACAAGGAAACCGCCGAGGA harbors:
- a CDS encoding membrane protein, whose protein sequence is MPVTRLASTFRITLPLLLLAGLGSAAWWLHGSAAYGRAGSWALLSGAVFGVLLQRSRFCFYCGLREFIEERDARPVLGLLAALAAGTVGYLVIFGAWVPFPEAGHLPPRAHIGPAGWHLLVGGFAFGAGMALSGSCLSAHLYRLGEGSLLAPVALAGAAGGFILGFNSWEFFYLHAVTEAPVVWLPRTAGGYALAAVVQLAVIGLLAFLVWRRGRVDPLPSAARPPRTLATLAEAVFVRRWPHWIGGVGAGLLGAAVYLRATPLGVTAELGRLSRKLGTHWGVSPLSLPGLDGLAGCATGDPAGAAALTPNALFVVGLVAAAVAAGVGSGAFVPERPPWPRVVLALAGGVLLGFGSMISLGCTIGTLLSGVNALALSGWIFAAALFGGVWTGLKFRRRIGQ
- a CDS encoding sulfurtransferase; translation: MKSRLASALAAALVAAVAVATPASVSAKEVLVTTEWAAQNAANPAVRIIEVSVNPGLYEQGHIPGAHNVSWHSDLVDTVRRDIVSQEQFEALASRLGITPETTVVLYGDNNNWFAAWGAWIFNVYGHGDVRLVDGGRKKWEAEKRPLDTIPASARATQYQVTQVNSDLRARLPDVVAAAEGKADVKLLDIRSPDEYSGKLFAPANSKELSIRAGHVPGAVNVPWVKAVNEDGTFKSPEELKALYADVGVDGSKPAIVYCRIGERSSHTWFALTQILGYPARQYDGSWTEYGNAVGVPIDNPSGTVWDGK
- a CDS encoding DNA-binding protein, translated to MKTTESATLTRKFEIPLATPTDLTAKATKDLSGALNTLLADVFALFLKTKNFHWHISGPHFRDYHLLLDEQAAQLLALTDDLAERVRKIGGTTLRSIGHISRLQRVLDNDADYVEPLDMLAELREDNQTLIVHLRKAHEVCDEHHDIATASLIENWVDEAERRVWFLFETTRTGTPRH